The sequence GCGCCCCACCTTGACGTCGAGCACGAGCGCGTCGATGCCCTCCGCGAGCTTCTTCGAGAGGATGCTGGCGACGATGAGCGGGATCGACTCGACCGTGGCGGTCACGTCGCGCAGCGCGTAGATGCGCTTGTCCGCGGGCGCGATCCGCGCGGTCTGCCCGATCATGCACGCCCCCACCTCGCGGACGATGCGCGCGAACGCGTCGACGTCGAGCGCGACGTCGAACCCCGGGATCGCCTCGAGCTTGTCGAGGGTGCCGCCTGTGTGGCCGAGGCCGCGGCCGGACACCATCGGGACGGGGACGCCGCAGGCGGCGACGAGGGGGGCGAGGCAGATCGAGACCTTGTCGCCGACGCCCCCGGTCGAGTGCTTGTCGACCTTCCGTCCGGGCACGCTGGACAGGTCGAGGACGTCGCCCGAGTGGAGCATCGCGCGCGTGAGGGCGACGGTCTCGGCGTCGTCCATGCCGCGGAAGAAGATCGCCATGAGCAGCGCGGCCATCTGGTAATCGGCCAGCTCGCCGTCGCTGTGGGCGCGGATGATCCGCGCGATCTCGTCCTCGGACAGCCGCCCGCCGTCGCGCTTCTTCGCGACGAGCTCGACAAGGGTCTGCATCGGCGTCGAGCTTAGCCGGGTTCGCCCCTATTTGTCCCTGGCGCGGGCCCCCCTATGGTCGGCGGGAGCGCGCGGACCGTCCCCGCAGGAGAGCGGACACGGCACAGGGAGCGGTCGCGCGGGAGAAGGGAGCCGCACTGGGCCTCATGAACAGCCTCCTCTATGCCCGGGCCCAGATGGGCCTGTCGCTGGCATTTCACATGATCTTCGCCGCCGCCGGGGTGGCGCTGCCGCTGATCATGGTCATCGCGGACGCGCTCTGGCACCGGACGGGCGATCGAGACTACCTCGAGTTCTCGAAGCGCATGGCGAAGGGGACGGCGATCCTGTTCGCGGTGGGCGCCGTGTCGGGGACGGTGCTCTCGTTCGAGCTCGGGCTCCTGTGGCCGAGCTTCATGGGGACGTTCGGAGAGGTGATAGGGCTCCCGTTCTCGCTCGAGGGGTTCGCGTTCTTCACGGAGGCGATCTTCCTCGGCATCTACCTCTACGGGCGCGGCAAGCTCTCGCCGAGGCTGCACCTGCTCTCGGGCGCGCTTGTCGCGCTGAGCGGCGCGCTGTCGGCGTTCTTCGTCATCCTGGTGAACGCGTGCATGAACCACCCTGCCGGCTTCACGATGGTGGACGGGCGCCCCGCGGACATCGACCCGGTCGCGGCGATGTTCAGCCCGCCGTGGAAGCACGAGACGCTGCACGGCATCCTCGCGTGTTATCAGGCGACGGCGTTCGTGATGACGGGGATCCACGCGCTGGTGCTCCTGCGGCACCCGTCGAGCCCGCTGTTCCGCAAGGCGTTCGCGGTGACGCTCGTGGTCGCCGGGGTGACGGCGCTGGCGCAGCCGCTCGTCGGTCACTATGCGGCGGTGGAGGTCGGGACGGGGCAGCCCGCCAAGCTCGCGGCGATGGAGGCGCACTTCGAGACCTCGGCGCGCGCGCCGCTCCTCGTCGGCGGCCTGCCCGACGTCGAGCGGGGCGAGGTCGACTACGCGATCGAGATCCCGGCGGGGCTCTCGGTGTTCCTGCACGCGGATCCTGACGCGGTGGTGCCCGGGCTGGATGCGGTCCCTCGGGACGAGTGGCCGCCGGTCGCGGCGACGCACCTCTCGTTTCAGGTGATGGTGGGGGCGGGCTCCG comes from Sorangium aterium and encodes:
- a CDS encoding cytochrome ubiquinol oxidase subunit I, with the translated sequence MNSLLYARAQMGLSLAFHMIFAAAGVALPLIMVIADALWHRTGDRDYLEFSKRMAKGTAILFAVGAVSGTVLSFELGLLWPSFMGTFGEVIGLPFSLEGFAFFTEAIFLGIYLYGRGKLSPRLHLLSGALVALSGALSAFFVILVNACMNHPAGFTMVDGRPADIDPVAAMFSPPWKHETLHGILACYQATAFVMTGIHALVLLRHPSSPLFRKAFAVTLVVAGVTALAQPLVGHYAAVEVGTGQPAKLAAMEAHFETSARAPLLVGGLPDVERGEVDYAIEIPAGLSVFLHADPDAVVPGLDAVPRDEWPPVAATHLSFQVMVGAGSAMALLAVVGAVLAWRRRGIPDQRPFLWAVILASPLGIVAMEAGWLVTELGRQPWIVRGAMRTRDAVTPFPHLAAPFWTFTALYVFLGVVVVYLLVRQLRAAPLGVTGGGGGAPLGVTGGGGAPLGGTGGGGAPLGGTGGGGAPRASGGGEADAH